One Halobacterium sp. DL1 DNA window includes the following coding sequences:
- a CDS encoding histidine kinase produces MERRKVQVTGGSTFTVSIPKDWARDHDVEAGDEVGFHPDSGSLLLTPVTSGDEDEGTLDISGMEGDELMRAVMTMYVSGFDVLVLEADRIDADQRRVIRNATQGLVGLEVLEETSNRVVIQDLLDSSELSIHNAVRRMHLISVSMLGDALQALGDRDPDIAQDVMERDDDVDRLWYVVSRIYRGALRSPTVAQEIGVSRETAFDYHSSARQLERVADHAAKISRVTQDLDAEVPEAVMDALHDLEADATDIIQTAMDALFADDPETATQLANQARAEVREIDEQTRAVDDLLHDLDARQAQHLGLVVDSLSRSADYGGNIAETALQKAAPTPGP; encoded by the coding sequence ATGGAACGCAGGAAGGTCCAGGTCACGGGCGGGTCGACGTTCACAGTGTCCATCCCGAAAGACTGGGCCCGGGACCACGACGTCGAGGCCGGTGACGAGGTGGGCTTCCACCCGGACAGCGGGTCGCTGCTACTGACACCGGTCACGTCCGGGGACGAGGACGAGGGCACCCTCGACATCTCCGGGATGGAGGGCGACGAACTCATGCGCGCGGTCATGACGATGTACGTCAGCGGCTTTGACGTGCTCGTTCTCGAGGCCGACCGCATCGACGCCGACCAGCGCCGTGTCATCCGGAACGCCACCCAGGGCCTCGTCGGCCTCGAGGTGCTCGAGGAGACGAGCAACCGCGTCGTCATCCAGGACCTGCTGGACTCCTCGGAGCTCTCGATCCACAACGCCGTCAGGCGGATGCACCTCATCTCGGTCTCGATGCTCGGGGACGCCCTGCAGGCGCTCGGCGACCGCGACCCCGACATCGCACAGGACGTGATGGAGCGCGACGACGACGTCGACCGCCTCTGGTACGTAGTCTCCCGCATCTACCGCGGGGCGCTGCGCTCACCGACGGTCGCCCAGGAGATCGGCGTCTCCCGGGAGACGGCCTTCGACTACCACTCCAGCGCGCGACAGCTCGAGCGCGTCGCCGACCACGCCGCGAAGATCAGTCGCGTCACCCAGGACCTTGACGCCGAAGTCCCAGAGGCCGTGATGGACGCACTCCACGACCTCGAGGCCGACGCCACCGACATCATCCAGACCGCGATGGACGCGCTGTTCGCCGACGACCCAGAGACGGCCACCCAGCTCGCCAACCAGGCGCGAGCGGAGGTCCGGGAGATCGACGAACAGACCCGGGCCGTCGACGACCTTCTGCACGACCTCGACGCCCGCCAGGCCCAGCACCTCGGTCTCGTCGTCGACTCCCTCTCCCGGAGCGCGGACTACGGCGGCAACATCGCCGAAACCGCACTTCAGAAGGCGGCTCCTACCCCCGGTCCGTAG
- a CDS encoding nodulation protein, with protein MGEAFPEYLDVDYSDGEGESSEDYPTLQDKIEKGIEVTRRGLEQYENPAIMWTGGKDSTLTLYLVKEVAEQFDLEVPPAIFIDHFQHFDELHGFVDKWADEWDLEVIYAQNTDVGDYVDANGLTPGDDIPIDELNDQNQHHVRDLLEYEEDSFPFLLDTYVGNHLLKTVALNNALEEYDVDGILSGIRWDEQEARADETFFSPRHDPDVYPPHDRIQPILQFDEAAVWDAFWYYVVPETVEGYPDDGYVPQSYDDLPNGLTHEDIPVSPKYFKGFRSLGSEVSTDKAAEEPAWLQDLDNTTERAGRAQDKEDLMERLRDLGYM; from the coding sequence ATGGGCGAGGCATTCCCAGAGTACCTCGACGTCGACTACAGTGACGGCGAAGGCGAATCCTCAGAGGACTACCCGACGCTCCAGGACAAGATAGAGAAGGGCATCGAGGTCACCCGCAGGGGCCTCGAGCAGTACGAGAACCCCGCCATCATGTGGACCGGCGGGAAGGACTCCACGCTCACGCTGTACCTCGTCAAGGAGGTCGCCGAGCAGTTCGACCTCGAGGTACCGCCAGCCATCTTCATCGACCACTTCCAGCACTTCGACGAACTCCACGGCTTCGTCGACAAGTGGGCCGACGAGTGGGACTTAGAGGTCATCTACGCGCAGAACACCGACGTCGGGGACTACGTCGACGCCAACGGGCTCACCCCCGGCGACGACATCCCCATCGACGAACTGAACGACCAGAACCAGCACCACGTCCGGGACCTCCTCGAGTACGAGGAGGACAGCTTCCCGTTCCTGCTGGACACCTACGTCGGCAACCACCTCCTGAAGACCGTCGCGCTCAACAACGCCCTCGAGGAGTACGACGTCGACGGCATCCTCAGCGGTATTCGCTGGGACGAACAGGAGGCCCGCGCGGACGAGACGTTCTTCAGCCCGCGCCACGACCCCGACGTCTACCCGCCCCACGACCGCATCCAGCCCATCCTCCAGTTCGACGAGGCCGCGGTGTGGGACGCCTTCTGGTACTACGTCGTCCCCGAGACGGTCGAGGGCTACCCGGACGACGGCTACGTCCCCCAGAGCTACGACGACCTGCCGAACGGCCTCACCCACGAGGACATCCCGGTCTCGCCCAAGTACTTCAAGGGCTTCCGCTCGCTCGGCAGCGAGGTGTCGACGGACAAGGCCGCCGAGGAGCCCGCGTGGCTCCAGGACCTCGACAACACCACCGAGCGCGCCGGCCGCGCCCAGGACAAGGAGGACCTGATGGAGCGCCTGCGCGACCTCGGCTACATGTAA